In Rhinolophus sinicus isolate RSC01 linkage group LG01, ASM3656204v1, whole genome shotgun sequence, the genomic stretch ATTTCAGTCTCTGGTATTTGGAATTTAGGCTGCAGTCCATGTTTTTGGATGGATCACTGGGTGTGTAGCACAGTCCATGCTTCTAACCAGATCTGAACAGAAGAATGGCCACTTGGCCCATGTAAAAGTAGATGAAGGGTGTGGTTTCATGTGTCACGTAACTACCGAAGTCCCTCCCCATGATGCAGTGCCAGATGGGGTTGTACTTCTTGTGAAACTCCTTCTTAATATGAGCTGCAATGTCCTTCTCTATGTTATATTTCTCCAAAGCCTGAAGAGCACACTCCACCAAGTCCTGTTGCATCTCTTCGGATGCATCAACATTTTTAATCCCCACCTTTTGGTCGCACATGGCTACTGTGGAGCAGGGGCTGGCCTACTGCAACAGTCTCTGAGGGGAGGGACTGGTGAGGCTAGACCTGGTGAGAGATGGCGTCACCACCGAAGCCGTGAACGTCtgaaagaaatgatttaaaagaaaattaaaatcactatatattgtcaactgaaaaataatattgactaaGTGTTTCATaaccaaaaaggatttatttgggaaaaagaaaaggttacaACCTAGTGCGTGCAGACATGGCAAGCCATGTGTACACTCTGGCCTGGGTGGTAAGATGGAGGGGTATTTATAGATGGGAACAGGAAGTTAAGGGAAGCGGAAGTTAGAACCAGAGAGCTTTGTTATAAACGTAGAGTTCTTCCTGTAGGGTTCTCACGTGTAGGGTTCCTGCGATTACCTAAAGTGTGAGAACTTTGATAAGCCCTTGCTCCTTCCATAAACACTCCTGATTGATTATGTTTATTTAAAGTTACAATTAGTCTTATCAATACAAAGGTGTTGCTTTCAGTATGTTTGTGGAAGCCACAAAAGTGGAATGTGCCCAAATATCAAACAATAGAGAAATAATTAAGCCAATGAGTGAAGTTCTTTGCagttaagagaaataaatccCATAATGCCTCTGGGAAGATGTAGAAAGATATACCTTAACCAAGAAAAACTAAGTGGAaccaaatttataaataaacactGACCACTGCTGCATAAAAACCATTTGCATCATGTTCGTCCACTGCTCGTGTATGCTCACTTTCATCTTCACCCTTGCCTCTGGCTTCACATTCAGCCAACGGTTAGCTACGGTGGGATATTGAAGGATGGGAAGAGACGAGAAACCAAAAtgtttctccttctctgtgcTACATGTGACATCGCTGGCAATAGGAGGGGTTTCTCCTCTTTGGCTTCAGTTCCTTCTTCTCCCTTTGGATCGTTTGTAGCCCCAGGTTCTACCAGAAAGGTTCTTTCCATAGTTTTAGATTCTGCCAGACAACTCCAACTCCACAGTAACACCAAACACTGTTGCTCCTCTTTTTCCAGAGGCATGATAGTGGCTTCCTGCTGGGCTAATAAATGGGCCACCTCACTGTTACCTATTTGGCGTCCAAACACCTCCATCACCTAAGTAACCAATTCCCTGTATTAAATTCCATATGAGTAGTTTGTGTTTTCCTGGCTGCACCCAGGCTGacacctggaaaaaaataaaaagttttatcttcaatcataaaaatgatatatgcTCATTGTACAAAATATGGAAAACCAGAAACATATATAGATAAACTAAACATCAGCCATAATTTCTTAC encodes the following:
- the LOC109438485 gene encoding dynein light chain 1, cytoplasmic gives rise to the protein MCDQKVGIKNVDASEEMQQDLVECALQALEKYNIEKDIAAHIKKEFHKKYNPIWHCIMGRDFGSYVTHETTPFIYFYMGQVAILLFRSG